In Chryseobacterium gleum, a single genomic region encodes these proteins:
- a CDS encoding FdhF/YdeP family oxidoreductase, giving the protein MENKDVFNKKGSSRLPSAEPPYKLQDLKLKPPKAWAAGVPAVIHSLDQLVLNASVLRGGRALFSMNQFDGFDCPSCAWPDPDDERSRLGEYCENGAKALAEEATSKKIGTEFFRKNSVYDLAKLTDFEISQLGRLAEPMYLPKGGTHYQPISWDDAFKKIAEKLNALDSPDEAIFYTSGRTSNEATWVYQLFAREFGTNNFPDCSNMCHETSGYALSRSIGIGKGTVKLEDFYDADLIMIIGQNPGTNSPRMLSALTKGKKNGAKIIAVNPLPEAGLKGFRNPQEIRALLNKPYELSDLYLPVKINGDMALLKALQILVLEEEAKSPGKVIDHDFITNKTAGFNELVEELKRYDLNFLSEECGIPVENLREAAQMIASRKRIIICWGMGITQQHNGVEMIYNIVNILLMKGSIGIKGGGACPVRGHSNVQGNRTLLINHHPTTEQLDKLEEYYGFKVPRKGGYDVVNALKAMHEGKVKFMFCMGGNFLSAAPDTTFTAEAMRKLEMSVIVSVKLNRGHLIHGKEALILPVISRSEKDIVNGELQHVSTENSMGVVEWSRGVLDPISKHLINETHVACRMAKAVLGERSVVDWDKFINSYDAVRNDIEQCIPGFENYNERVVQKGGFYLPNGPRDGKFNSEFYPGKAAFNITAVPDNSLAEDEYLMGTTRTHDQFNTVVYGLNDRYRGIFNERRVVMMNEKDIEKAGLKEGDHVDLFNYDDGIERIAPLFIVVKYPIPQKSTMTYFPETNVLVSINNVVNGANMPASKYVRIKIRKHDPAVFRKIDDHVVAASGTSLEQP; this is encoded by the coding sequence ATGGAAAACAAAGATGTATTCAATAAAAAAGGAAGCAGCAGATTACCTTCTGCAGAACCACCCTATAAACTTCAGGATCTGAAGCTGAAACCACCCAAAGCCTGGGCAGCAGGTGTTCCTGCAGTGATTCATTCATTGGATCAGTTGGTGCTTAATGCCTCTGTTCTTCGCGGAGGAAGAGCCCTTTTCAGTATGAATCAGTTTGACGGTTTCGATTGTCCGAGCTGTGCATGGCCGGATCCGGATGATGAACGTTCCAGACTGGGTGAGTATTGTGAAAACGGTGCAAAAGCCCTGGCAGAAGAAGCTACCTCAAAAAAGATCGGAACAGAGTTTTTCAGAAAAAATTCAGTATATGATTTAGCAAAGCTGACAGATTTTGAAATCAGCCAGTTGGGAAGACTGGCAGAACCCATGTATTTGCCGAAGGGAGGAACACATTATCAGCCGATAAGCTGGGATGATGCCTTTAAAAAAATTGCAGAAAAACTAAATGCATTAGATTCGCCTGATGAAGCTATTTTTTATACATCAGGAAGAACAAGTAATGAAGCGACCTGGGTCTACCAGCTATTTGCCCGTGAATTCGGGACCAATAATTTTCCGGACTGTTCCAATATGTGCCACGAGACTTCCGGTTACGCACTTTCCAGAAGCATAGGAATTGGGAAGGGAACCGTAAAGCTGGAAGATTTTTACGATGCGGACCTGATCATGATCATAGGACAAAATCCGGGAACCAATTCTCCGAGAATGCTTTCCGCATTAACTAAAGGAAAGAAAAACGGGGCAAAAATTATAGCGGTTAATCCGCTTCCTGAAGCCGGATTGAAAGGTTTCAGGAATCCTCAGGAAATCCGTGCCTTGCTCAATAAGCCTTATGAATTGTCAGATCTGTATCTCCCTGTAAAAATTAATGGAGATATGGCGCTTTTAAAAGCACTGCAAATTCTCGTGCTGGAAGAAGAAGCCAAAAGCCCGGGAAAAGTTATTGACCATGATTTTATTACGAATAAAACTGCCGGCTTCAATGAATTGGTTGAAGAATTAAAACGCTATGACCTTAATTTTTTATCAGAAGAATGTGGCATCCCGGTCGAAAACTTGAGAGAAGCGGCACAGATGATTGCCTCCAGAAAACGGATCATCATTTGTTGGGGAATGGGAATTACACAGCAGCACAACGGGGTGGAAATGATTTACAATATTGTGAATATCCTGCTGATGAAAGGGAGCATAGGAATCAAGGGAGGAGGAGCGTGTCCTGTTCGTGGCCATAGTAATGTGCAGGGAAACAGGACGTTACTTATCAATCATCATCCAACAACTGAGCAATTGGATAAACTGGAGGAATATTACGGTTTTAAAGTACCCAGAAAAGGAGGATATGACGTTGTAAATGCGCTTAAAGCAATGCATGAGGGTAAAGTGAAATTTATGTTCTGCATGGGAGGAAACTTCCTTTCTGCCGCACCGGATACAACTTTTACAGCAGAGGCAATGCGAAAATTAGAAATGTCAGTAATTGTTTCTGTAAAATTAAATAGAGGCCACCTTATCCATGGAAAAGAAGCCTTGATCTTACCTGTAATTTCCAGAAGTGAAAAAGATATAGTAAACGGTGAGCTTCAACACGTAAGTACGGAAAATTCAATGGGCGTTGTGGAATGGTCAAGAGGAGTTCTCGATCCTATCTCAAAACATCTGATCAACGAAACTCATGTGGCCTGCAGAATGGCAAAAGCGGTTTTAGGAGAACGTTCCGTAGTGGATTGGGATAAGTTTATCAACAGTTATGATGCTGTTCGTAACGATATTGAACAATGCATTCCAGGATTTGAAAATTATAACGAAAGGGTAGTGCAGAAAGGAGGTTTTTATCTTCCGAACGGACCAAGAGACGGTAAATTCAACAGCGAATTTTACCCCGGAAAAGCGGCTTTCAATATAACCGCCGTACCAGATAATTCGCTTGCAGAAGACGAATATTTAATGGGAACCACCAGAACACATGACCAGTTCAATACGGTTGTTTATGGTTTGAATGACCGCTACCGTGGGATTTTCAATGAAAGAAGAGTCGTAATGATGAATGAAAAAGATATTGAAAAAGCAGGCCTCAAAGAAGGAGATCACGTAGACCTTTTCAATTATGATGATGGAATTGAAAGGATTGCACCACTTTTCATTGTCGTAAA
- a CDS encoding DUF7009 family protein: MKIRIKDNTVRFRLTQSEVAKLGEDGIISSSTEFVDRPFIYAIERTEDTELSAVFIENRIVLKMPALMITEWISTDRVGFEGQTGKIKLLIEKDFVCIDNTLEDQSDNYPNPNLKC, encoded by the coding sequence ATGAAAATAAGAATTAAAGATAATACAGTCAGATTTCGTCTTACCCAGTCCGAAGTGGCAAAATTGGGGGAAGATGGGATTATTTCAAGCTCTACAGAATTTGTAGACCGTCCGTTTATTTACGCGATTGAAAGAACGGAAGATACAGAGCTTTCAGCAGTTTTCATCGAAAACAGAATAGTTCTGAAAATGCCTGCATTAATGATAACAGAGTGGATTTCCACAGACAGAGTCGGTTTTGAAGGACAGACCGGAAAAATTAAACTCTTAATAGAAAAAGACTTTGTATGTATTGATAATACTTTGGAAGACCAAAGCGACAATTATCCCAATCCAAACCTGAAATGCTGA